AGCCAGGCAAcgtgggacagtaaaaaggctGATCAGGATACTGGGATACGGAACAGTGATTGACAAATGCCCAATCAATTCGACCTTATCAAGCATGCGCAGTTCTGTTGCATATTAGTTTACAAACTATACAAGTTGTTGTCGTCAAATTGTGTATCAATTCAAATATGAGCAAGGTCAATCAGTGTTTTTTTACCTTGAATATAActgaatttatttgaataagaaATTGGAACTTCAACCGTATTTTCGATCATAAAAATCTATCGTTGGATAGGACAAATGGATAAGATGGCAGCGGCTTTGTTTCACACTATGTAGTCCAGGAACACattaaaactgatttttgtaTCCTCTGCTATACAGTGCAGCTTAATTTACCCATTTGACTCCTTGCGTATTTGTGTGAATGCAtcatatagtaaaaaataatatattgactTAACACAGCTGTACATGCCAGAGGAGTCATTgatcaaatggctaacttcagaaatgcGGTAGAATGCAAAGTTACCTAATgggggctaccgttttttgtttcaccagatggcgcaactgtagcgtgaggtccTAAACTACGGCAATCTAAGTTCGTATTATGAGCACCAAAACTTATATctacattagatgattatattaaatcatatttaatacaatagaactatagtgtgaacgtattggcgaGGCCACAGTGTTGAgcagtgccgttttgctcgaaaaagaaaggcggacataagtttccgaaagataaaagtgtgtcaaagcagtgacatttatagatccctaatctgtatttgccataattaaactaaagtattgttaaatattcgcaatattaatttaattagaaatataaacccgcgcgcgtaaataaacagtgatatttgacgtttcgaagacctctcgctacacaagcgcctctagcggcgatttcatacgcggtagcccCCATTGGCGCGAACTATACAGAACGAGAATTCGCCGAATTTGGATATGCATTATCGATATGATATCCGCAATACTATAACAAATAAgttgaattaaaattacacaCACGAGCTTATCATTCCTTGAAATCAGTTACTATTGAATGATAGTGATCTGATAACCCGTAGACAATTCTTAACTAATGTAGGTACTGATAAACAGTAGGTTTGAAATAACtgaaatgtaggtacattcggtacatattatgtaaataattttatataatgtaattAGTAAATAGGTAACTTGGGAAGCTGATAATTTGTATGCGAAAGAATTAGGGTTTTATTCTTCTCTTAGAAATCTTATCAGGAtctattatttaattgattatttAGTCCTGTATGTACTGTTTTATTACCTACCATAGCAGGTTTACATACAACCTATTTTTCAGAACTCCAACAACGAAGAGAGCATTGGCGAAAGTGGTAGCATATTCGTTCGAAACTTAGCATACGTGGTTTCTGAGGAAGAAATAACGAGCTTGTTCGAAAAGTATGGTTAGTTAActcataatttaataataatttattctgtatttaatttttatttggtaGGTAGCTACTTATGAAGTATTTTGCAGGTCCACTTGCAGAGGTTAACATGCCGATTGATCCAATTTCGCGCCAACCAAAGGGCTTCGCAACAGTAACGTTTGTGATGCCTGAACATGCTGTGAAAGCGTATTCTGAACTGGATGGTACCGCTTTCTGCGGTAGAATGCTTCATTTATTACCCGCCAAAACCGAAAAACttgaaaatgatgatgatgatgacggtaTGTttctaacattttttaaaaacttcAACTACAAATTTCAACTGTTCCGACATTCTTTACTTCATTAGTTAATGGTTTTTAGTGTATTATAAGTAAACCTATTGATTATTACGCACGCACATAAAATTATACTATTACTACTGCTATTACATTGCAACGCTGAAAAGAGAACTTCCTTATAAAACGTGTTATCAACTTAAAcctcgtaaaatattacaatattgctTTGCTATGCTTTTATGGAAGAAAAacacagattttaatgaaacgacAATATTTATTTCGTAATCCATCATAACAGTAGGTAGGAAGATACTTAAATTGTGGTTTGGTCCATAGAATCAAGATCATGTTTCCATTTCAGAGGGTCTATCGTTTAAAGAAAAGAAGGCCAAGAAGCTGAAAGCCCAAGCGAAGTCGTCACACAATTGGAACGTGTTGTTCTTGGGCACGAACGCGGTTGCTGACGTCATAGCGTCTACGTATAGCACCACTAAGGAGCAGTTACTTAACGACAATAATAAGAGTGAGTATGACTTATTGTTGTTAATATTcccctatattttttttttactgaagaCATTGTAGTCCCATGACAGTACAATACTTTGAAAATACTCAGAGTTTTgttggaataaaaattatattttgattatgTATAACAGATACTAGCGCAGCGGTAAGGCTGGCACTTGGTGAAACACAGCTGGTAGCTGAAACCAAAGCTTTCCTTGAAGAAAATGGAGTGTATTTAGACGCTTTTAATAAAGTGGGTAATATTTTAAACgacttatataatatatttaggtCTTATCTAAGTGTAAAATCCTAATTTTAAAAATCTCTTACAGCCTGCTAAAAAAAGATCAAAGACATGCATACTCGTTAAAAATTTGCCTGCAAACacagaaaaagaagaaataaagtcATTGTTTATAAAACACGGACAAATAGCGAGATTCTTAATGCCACAACATGGCATAACCGCTCTTGTTGACTTTATTGAACCATTCGAAGCTAAGAAAGCATTCACTAAATTAGCATATTCGCAATTCAAAAGTGCACCGTTGTACTTAGAATGGGCgcctgaaaatgtatttattaaatctGCTGAGAAGtctgaatcaaataaatatgaagttgATGAAGAGAAAGAATCTAAAGTCGTTGAAAATAAAGTCGAAACACAGACCTCAGCTGTGTCTCATGAAGTTAAAGAGAGCAAGGAAGATGTTAAAATCGATGATGAGGCCGAACTTGAGGAACCCGAAAATGATACGacattatttgttaaaaatctTAACTTCAAGACTACTGAACAAAGTCTAAAAGACGTGCGTATTTTGAAACTTATTAATGTATTTTCCATACTTTTAACAAATAATGATTTCACACGTTCTTTCAGCATTTTTCAGTTGTTGGCAAAGTCTACAGTGTCACCATTGCAAAAAAGAAAGATCCCAAAAACCCTGGTCAAGTTCTCTCCATGGGCTATGGCTTTGTGCAGTATTATAAAAGACAAGATGCTAACGAAGCACTCAAGAATCTTCAAGTCTCTACACTTGATGGAAAGTCATTAGAATTGAAGAGATCAGAACGAGGAAATACGTTAGTTTATCTGTTTTGTGTTCAATATCAAATGTCCTAATTGCCTAATTTCTTTTCTTCATTATTTTGGTTTAGTCTAAGAATGACTGATTCGTGAAATGACTACATGGTCTATAATTGACCAATTCTTGAAATGTACAATTCTTTAAATGACTGATTCTACAAATGACTGATTCTATAAAAGACCGATTCTTTTAAAGACCGATTCTATAAATGACCGATTCTTCAAATGACTGATTTTTCAATTCTATGAATTTTTGTGAATAtcgtaaataaaatgctatGTAAGGGTTTGCAAATCATACCTATACTTCAACTAGTttcaaaaaataacttgtaCAATGACACGTATAATCTGTAAAAAGAAGGTGGTAAAAATAGCCGAAaccgttatattttatttgataaaaagtactaaaatgtattttaaaaaattaaaaatggagAAACATCAGTagagtctttttttttaaatatataaattcaaCTACCTATTCCTAAgtgatttatttcttattttttataattgttgatttttttattattgattttatgactttttgacaactgttgattttttaaaaataaaaagaataaatgTAAAAGGGCTAACGTGACATTATAACTTTTTGACTTTTTGATAGGACTTTTTgataacttgatttttttagaagaaaccgaatacatatttacttttgcGCTACAAAATATAGTACGTGGCATTatacaagttattttttgaaaataatatatgaTTTGCAAACCCTTAcatagcattttatttactacaTTCACACACTTTCATAGAATTGAAAAATCAGTCATTTGAAGAATCGGTCATTTATAGAATCGGTCTTTAAAATAATCGGTCTTTTATAGAATCAGTCATTGGTAGAATCGGTCATTTAAAGAATTGTACATTTCAAGAATTGGTCAATTATAGACCATGTAGTCATTTTGCGAATCAGTCATTCTTAGACTAAaccattattttcttaattatttatgcATGTTCGTCCTATTCTCAACTGTTCTTTATATATAATTGTAATGCGTATTAAAACTTGCAGGAACGACGTAAGAACGTCTAAGAAGTCTACTAAAGATTCTACGCAGAATGGTACCAAAATACTGGTACGAAACGTACCCTTCCAAGCCAACAGAAACGaattacatgaaatatttaGGTAAAGTATTGAAGTTTGCCAATAGGTTTTTCATATATTATTTTCGTTTGATTGTTAGTAATTTTTGTCCATAAATAATGCTTACacggaaaaataattaaaataaagtacgATAAAGTGGTTACAAGAATAAAGACACGAATAAAACCACGAGAATTAGCCAATAACTAACTATAATACGTATTAGAAGATATGCTAATCTTAGTTTAATGTGTTGCGCTTTCACCTTTCTACCAGCAGACTTGATTGTTTTCCAAACCGCGAGCTGCTCAACCAGTCCCATTTATATAGGTtgttcaatgaaaaaaaatattcaaagttatattatattgtaaattaCCGAAAAAGAAATATACAAGTACCTTAGTAGAAATACTATGTATGTGTTGTATATTATTAAAGTCAGCTTCTATCCAATGCTAATGAACTGATACGGAGTTAGTGGTAATTAAAGTTATCGTAGAAAACGTTtgattaaacattatttaaaatttcttatCTGACGACTAATACATTTCAGCGATTTGAGCAACAATGATACCTATATTATGATTTTTACAGGGCATTCGGAGAGCTTAAAACTTTGAGACTACCCAAAAAACTATCTCCTGGCACGGACCAACATCGTGGTTTCGCATTTGTGGATTACTATTCTAAGGCAGATGCAAAGGTAGCTCTTGTTTTATCTTATCTAGTACCTAACTTCTAGCTATGTTATTGCAATTTTAAGTAACTCTATGGCCATCTACAACTAAATTCTACCCGTTTTAACTAAGAGAAAGTACGGGGCGTCGTCGGTAACTGAAGCCAGGTTAACGCAACTCATACAAATCCTACTCaaagtattaaaattgttttatctaTTTCAGTCTGCTTTTGATGCTTTGTGTCAAAGTACCCATCTTTACGGAAGGCGGTTAGTTCTCGAATGGGCGGAACAAAGTGATGATACAGAAGATGTCAACATGTTAAGGAAACGAACCGCGCAAAGTTTCAATGCACAAACTCCAGGAGGCAAGAAAAATAGAAAGGGTGCAGTTGACGTAGAGAAGTTTGTCGAGGGCGAAAATAAcgttatgtaaataaaagaagCCATATTATTTGAGTGTTTTTTTCCACGTGTAAGAATATAATACATTATTGCagaaaaactaatattataaagtcgtAAGGGTGTctgtacggtagaccgcacgtcgtaataagtacgattttcctataaaactgttaccactgacctgaagttgactgtacgttgGTTTTATATCGCGCAAATAGCTTCACAGATATATATGAAGCTTGTTAGTAATATAGCTTGTACATCAGGATAACATATAGTCAACTTTTAGTTTTTATCTTGGGGTGGAAGAAAATATTTCCTTTGGGACGCGGTAAGAAACCGCAGGCGAAAAATAGGTCTTAAATAAAAGCAAGATGTGTATGGTTAATCGCCTTTATTTTTATGCCAAAATAGGTACAAGTCTGTTGGATGGCATACAATATTATGAATTTATCTGTGTCACAAAAGATATGAAACCCAGCGATCATTTATCTCAATAAGCAATGTCTCTGAGCTTgctcttaatataattattatatttgccCTAGTATTAACAAGATAAAGACAAATTAGATCTGAACTACagtatattcaaaatatttgaaatagtcTGAAGTTAATCTTTCCAAAATTCAGCACAGTAATAGTCATGAACAAGCTTTATCATGTGAGTTAATTAATACTAATTGATTACTTGCTAATATTGTTTAGAAAGCCTTACTTTAGACAATACCAATCATTTTGAAAGTACTGTTACACAATTAAGACATTTTTACGAAACAGTAACATTACTAGTGACCATTAATtctcaattaaaattttaaaactatgaagaaatatacaataaattatattccaCACCTTATCATACAAACTAATGATTTAGAGCAATGATTATAAAGTACCACCAGTCATTGACCTATCAGTGAAATATGGTATATCACCATTAGCActaaagttattattataaactatcACTAGAAAGACTGGGAAAGTATTTACATACCATGAAATAAGCATGAAACTTATTTTATGGGTATAATTATATTGATGACTATGTAGGTACGTTCTGATTGGCCTGGACATTAGGCATTACATGAAAGTGTGTTTACTTGCATTACTCTCACACCACAATACATACTATCTCATAGtgcttttgtaatattattttaaatgaatactTTTTTATACATACAGCTTTACCAATCTAAATGTCCAAGCTGTCaagcttttttttataactacaaTTTCTCTGGTAAGTATATAATCTATAGGTTTTCACATTACAATGCCTGAAGATTAAGGAGTAATATGAAAGAAGGGCAATAGTATTTGTTTTGCTTGGATATTGATAATCAAACATGGCAGTGATAAACTATAAGATGAGATCtaaattttacaatgtatttcaaAGTAGAAATTAGATGTGcttttttcatataatttaagACATTCACATTAGATTTGAGAACCATTAAAGTgcattacaatattaattataacataTTATACTTGTTTTTAAGGAATGTATCCAATATATTAATGTGTAGCTCTTCACTTAACTTTAGATATTTGAACCAATAGTAAATGCAATTTGCTATTCTGATTGCTTTGACATATCATTACATTCCTAAGAGGGCAAAACTGCAATCACCACTAACAATATCATCAAAAATACGTAAACATGAATTGTTGAATCACAACATCTCAATCAATCTTTACAGTTGAATAAATTTTCCTGACAAATATGCTAGTGCCAATGTATCCCACAGTCCCACAAATAATACCGAGAGCTAAACTGAACAGAGCCATGTAGCCAAAATAGAAGGTAGTCTGAAACAGGCCATACATTTTCGTTTTGAAAAGGAAATAATAGAAAGAGTACAAGTACACATAGATTGCGGTGCTACCTGCTGATAGGAAACTGGTCCATTGCCAACGGTAATCCTCTGCATTTAACAAGAAGTAAGTACACACAATGGTAACACAAATGGTCACTATCATCAGAATTAGGAACACCAGTAACATGAAcccataaacataataaattttGTATGCCCAAAAAGAAGTGAAGATAAAGTACATCTCAATAAAGATTGAACCAAAGGGTAATATGCCTCCAACTATAATGATTACAAAAGGCTCCATAAACCATTTCTTTTCTGGAATAGGTCTAGGAACTGCGTTTATACGACACGGGTAGTCTGGCTGACCTGCTAAATTGCGACCAAGCACAGTTCCAACAAGAGTTAGAGGCAATATAACAAAAGTACAAATAGACATGACAGCTATCATACTACCAAACGGTATAGCTCTTGATGCATGGTAATACATGGCAATAAAGTTTATAAAGAAAGCTGTTCCACAAACAAGTACAGGTAATAAAAATGCTGATAGTAACATCTGTTTAATCCACAGTTTGCCACCCATCCTTGCATAAAGAGATCCTCCAAAATATCCGTTAACTGGAGATGTAGCTGCATATATAAATATTGCTGTGGACAGCAATGATCCCCTTTCAGTGTAGAGTTCCCCAAATATAGTAAATATTATAACTGCCAGAGTAACCACCGTCAGCTGATATCCAGATCCAATCAGTGCTGAGAACACTGGCAGATGAGGAACTGGTCTGAAGACATCACCGTGAACTTGTTTCCAACCATATTCATCACCGAGATCCTTTTCTAAATCATCAAGATCATCATCCTTTGAATATCGTGCATAGTCCTTGCGAAGTGTTCTCATGAGAATCATTGAAACAAGGCCTACTAAAAATATCACCATCATAAAACTGTTGAAGATACTGAACCAATGAATGCGGTGTTGAAAGAAATTTGGGTCCAAATATTTATCAAACCTATCTTCAAAGTGTATATCGCTTTTCTTCCAGTTTACTTCATAAGTGAATGGAATTTTTGCGTCGGGTGTAAGTCGTTCTTTATTTTCAGCTGTGAGGTTTACTTCTACGATTCTATTTCCATTGTACCCAATGTCGAATTTTTTATGAGTCCAAATATAATAATGGTCACCATCAATTTCGCCAACAGTTCCCCAAATTGGCAGATCATCAATATACATCTGGTACCAGTAGTGATTCTTCACGGCATAAACAAGTGCTTTGTAAGATTGGTCATTCAATTCAATGGCACAGAATTGTTGTGCCGGTACATTATCCTTATAGGTAATGTCCAGACCACTGAATTCTAGTTCAACCCCTTGGAGCGCTTCAGATAAAGTCTCATGGTAATGTCCAATAGTCACTTTAGTACCTACGCAGAAAGGTAATGAAAAATATGCATACGTCTCCTGGCGATTGTGATACGGACCCACTGTATTCATCCACAGAACAACTTGATCTCCATCTTTATATGTATGCGTATGTTCGTCACAATTAACTATAgtccaaaaaataaatagtaaataaaaatatttcatttttatgcaGCAAATAACTTCTTAAAACCAattaaagtacaaataaaataaacataacacgTATGTGAAATGCCGATGTCGGACATCTATGGTCTAAAGTTGCCATCAAGCAAAAAATGTGaaataattctaagctcgatggtgAAAACGAGTAGTCGAGAAACGTCAGAGGATTTTTATTAGGAGCAAACGAGACGATCAATTGCGCGAAATtaccaattttgtatttactttataaagataatattgaaaatacttaaataattctTGCACGATGCTACTATAGTTTTGAGGGTCACCTTTTATACCAACAAAAATCGTTAATCTACGAGGCCGAGTGATTATCAATGTACACTTTATTTTACACCATAGTCACGAGCACTGGCCAGTACATTTTGAATCACATGCTGCTTCTATGAACTTCTGAGTCGATCTATTATTATCTGACTGTTAAATGAAAAGTCAGTATTCCTAAAAAAATGTCTGAGTTGAAAGAGGGACTGTAGAGTGTAGACTGAGGTTCTATATAGTAGGTAAAGGTTCTATACTCCATCTACGTTTGTACATAAGATTTTAATTGTAGTTTTTAGAACGAAACAAAAAGTGTCAGTGTCTCTGTCAAAAATAAGTATTGACATTTCACGTTGAAGTGTTGTTTGGAGGTTATGTGCATGTTTATATTCCTTCTTTTTTAGACtattaaaaatggaaatagACCTGCCTAGTTGCGTTCAAGCTAGACTTAAGTCCGACACTGGTGAAGAGACAGGAAGTCCTTTAGACCTTCCTCTTAATATAACTAGAGATCAACTACAACTGATATGTAATGCCCTATTACAAGAAGTAAGTTCGTGATTCCCTTTTCATGTTATTTCACGAGTTATTTCATGATCAGTTaactcaaaaaatattcaaacatgAGCATATATTCAAAACATTGATTACAACGTTTTGTGTTTCTCACTACTGTCAACATAATTTGTTAACCTTGTGTATGTACCTGCAATGGGCATGCATATTAGAAATGATATAGTCAAGAAACTTATTTCGTATTTTATACTATTGCTGCTATTGGTgtgcataaaatatattaacttttatttcagGAAGACAAGCCAttcttattttttgtcaaaGATGTTGAAATAACTAACAGCCTAAAAGATGCCCTTGATATTGAAAGTTTGAACTCTGAAGAAGTTGTTGAAATCATATATCAGCAGCAAGCCGTGTTTAGAGTAAGACCAGTCACCAGATGCACAAGGTC
The DNA window shown above is from Helicoverpa zea isolate HzStark_Cry1AcR chromosome 16, ilHelZeax1.1, whole genome shotgun sequence and carries:
- the LOC124637703 gene encoding probable RNA-binding protein 19, yielding MSRLIVKNLPNKVTVEKLKDIFGEKGEVTDVQLKYTKDGKFRNFGFIGYRTEEQASQAREYFDGTCINSMQIQVQVCANLGDETKPKAWSKYAPDSTAYKKLHKNEEEEKKKTEKKAKKIEKNKNKIKELLKKHKDDPLFAEFIEAHVNDNTVWIKEALQSASKSDDEDEEESKENAEVDEPPPVVPNDDKTKNEDVDSNKEKQEKKVANKPISDLEYMKMLMKKVGNPPSEKTTDDSTTANEQDQQPKKIRNRPLFHVKIMGLPYKCKKKDIKEFFRPLVPFSIRLPYGKGKKVTGFCYVGFRTEKELKKALGKDKLFLGNHRVQVHKYEDKSKIAEEEREESTRKRREENSNNEESIGESGSIFVRNLAYVVSEEEITSLFEKYGPLAEVNMPIDPISRQPKGFATVTFVMPEHAVKAYSELDGTAFCGRMLHLLPAKTEKLENDDDDDEGLSFKEKKAKKLKAQAKSSHNWNVLFLGTNAVADVIASTYSTTKEQLLNDNNKNTSAAVRLALGETQLVAETKAFLEENGVYLDAFNKPAKKRSKTCILVKNLPANTEKEEIKSLFIKHGQIARFLMPQHGITALVDFIEPFEAKKAFTKLAYSQFKSAPLYLEWAPENVFIKSAEKSESNKYEVDEEKESKVVENKVETQTSAVSHEVKESKEDVKIDDEAELEEPENDTTLFVKNLNFKTTEQSLKDHFSVVGKVYSVTIAKKKDPKNPGQVLSMGYGFVQYYKRQDANEALKNLQVSTLDGKSLELKRSERGNTNDVRTSKKSTKDSTQNGTKILVRNVPFQANRNELHEIFRAFGELKTLRLPKKLSPGTDQHRGFAFVDYYSKADAKSAFDALCQSTHLYGRRLVLEWAEQSDDTEDVNMLRKRTAQSFNAQTPGGKKNRKGAVDVEKFVEGENNVM
- the LOC124637705 gene encoding transmembrane 9 superfamily member 3, whose product is MKYFYLLFIFWTIVNCDEHTHTYKDGDQVVLWMNTVGPYHNRQETYAYFSLPFCVGTKVTIGHYHETLSEALQGVELEFSGLDITYKDNVPAQQFCAIELNDQSYKALVYAVKNHYWYQMYIDDLPIWGTVGEIDGDHYYIWTHKKFDIGYNGNRIVEVNLTAENKERLTPDAKIPFTYEVNWKKSDIHFEDRFDKYLDPNFFQHRIHWFSIFNSFMMVIFLVGLVSMILMRTLRKDYARYSKDDDLDDLEKDLGDEYGWKQVHGDVFRPVPHLPVFSALIGSGYQLTVVTLAVIIFTIFGELYTERGSLLSTAIFIYAATSPVNGYFGGSLYARMGGKLWIKQMLLSAFLLPVLVCGTAFFINFIAMYYHASRAIPFGSMIAVMSICTFVILPLTLVGTVLGRNLAGQPDYPCRINAVPRPIPEKKWFMEPFVIIIVGGILPFGSIFIEMYFIFTSFWAYKIYYVYGFMLLVFLILMIVTICVTIVCTYFLLNAEDYRWQWTSFLSAGSTAIYVYLYSFYYFLFKTKMYGLFQTTFYFGYMALFSLALGIICGTVGYIGTSIFVRKIYSTVKID